From a single Bufo bufo chromosome 9, aBufBuf1.1, whole genome shotgun sequence genomic region:
- the C9H3orf14 gene encoding uncharacterized protein C3orf14 homolog isoform X1 translates to MSECPLIKFVCDSKGIAEKMTSYSSREAELQKLRDALTAEKKTLLEEMKMSDEPQESRRQWSEAAHGRNRALLQDLRKAEKTLRRRSQVAPNHAIMELESDYWKSVEQELPKWEQFLLRKSQLPFGMKENQQKLKHSQTMQTPRRRNLPPSGCSSSTFPR, encoded by the exons ATGAGCGAATGTCCGCTTATCAAATTTGTTTGTGAttcaaag GGGATTGCAGAGAAGATGACGTCGTACTCCTCCAGAGAGGCAGAGCTGCAGAAGCTGCGCGACGCCCT AACGGCAGAGAAGAAGACACTTTTAGAGGAGATGAAGATGAGCGATGAGCCGCAGGAGTCGCGCCGCCAGTGGTCAGAGGCCGCACATGGCAGAAATCGGGCTCTTCTTCAG GATTTGCGGAAAGCTGAGAAGACTTTAAGGAGAAGATCACAAGTCGCCCCTAACCACGCGATCATGGAACTCGAG AGTGACTATTGGAAATCTGTGGAACAGGAACTTCCTAAATGGGAGCAGTTTCTACTCAGAAAATCTCAGTTGCCTTTTGGAATGAAAGAAAACCAGCAGAAGCTCAAACATTCCCAAACTATGCAGACACCGAGGAGAAGGAACCTGCCTCCTTCAGGCTGCAGCTCAAGCACTTTTCCAAGATAG
- the C9H3orf14 gene encoding uncharacterized protein C3orf14 homolog isoform X2 translates to MTSYSSREAELQKLRDALTAEKKTLLEEMKMSDEPQESRRQWSEAAHGRNRALLQDLRKAEKTLRRRSQVAPNHAIMELESDYWKSVEQELPKWEQFLLRKSQLPFGMKENQQKLKHSQTMQTPRRRNLPPSGCSSSTFPR, encoded by the exons ATGACGTCGTACTCCTCCAGAGAGGCAGAGCTGCAGAAGCTGCGCGACGCCCT AACGGCAGAGAAGAAGACACTTTTAGAGGAGATGAAGATGAGCGATGAGCCGCAGGAGTCGCGCCGCCAGTGGTCAGAGGCCGCACATGGCAGAAATCGGGCTCTTCTTCAG GATTTGCGGAAAGCTGAGAAGACTTTAAGGAGAAGATCACAAGTCGCCCCTAACCACGCGATCATGGAACTCGAG AGTGACTATTGGAAATCTGTGGAACAGGAACTTCCTAAATGGGAGCAGTTTCTACTCAGAAAATCTCAGTTGCCTTTTGGAATGAAAGAAAACCAGCAGAAGCTCAAACATTCCCAAACTATGCAGACACCGAGGAGAAGGAACCTGCCTCCTTCAGGCTGCAGCTCAAGCACTTTTCCAAGATAG